The sequence below is a genomic window from Cedecea neteri.
CCGTAGATAATTTCGCCGGGGGTATAAAACAGGTCGATATTGCTGCGCAGGGCATAAAGCACGAGCGTAATGGTAAGCCCGAGGCCAGCCAGCACCGCCACGGCCAGATAAAGCCGGTTTTTACGACGCGGATTCACTTAAACTTCCTCCTGGCGCTGGCGAGCGACACGAATACGCTGCTCTCTGGCCTGCTGACGAGCCACCGCCCGCAGAATGGCGCGATGCTGGTAGCGTGTGTGAAAAATCAGCCCAAGCAGCGGCAGAAGCGTAAAAGCCACCGCCAGCCAGACGTAAAAGGCGTAGCCGCCCATGGCGAAAAACTCGCCCCAGTGAGTGAACGCCCACGTCATGATTTTGCTCCTTTGCCATTAGCAAGCGCTAACACCCACGGACGGCGGCTTTCCTGCAACAGCAACAGGTTACGCAGACGCATCAGGGTAAGCGTGATAAAGAGCGCGAGGAAGCCGAAAATGGTCCAGCGCAGCGGCGTGCGCATGGAAGGGTCGATGGACTGCTGCATATTGGTCGAGCCCTGATGCAGCGTGTTCCACC
It includes:
- the ccmD gene encoding heme exporter protein CcmD translates to MTWAFTHWGEFFAMGGYAFYVWLAVAFTLLPLLGLIFHTRYQHRAILRAVARQQAREQRIRVARQRQEEV